From a single Deltaproteobacteria bacterium genomic region:
- a CDS encoding LysM peptidoglycan-binding domain-containing protein, with the protein MSTVTVRSGDTLSKIAARSGVSLEAIERANPKLNPNLIFPGQQIAIPDGFDAPKAPPPMNLSGNAPARVNAPSAPTGSSGTNAADVARQFLGQSEYQLQPSGKLDMDKWVPKTVDCANFVSGCLEKAGLITHAQRSDNVSGLANNLRHAGWTDVPLANAKPGDVVCFDGPGGKYQHVEIFNGFVNGQPQFIGSNNVNRDGTQSITTDNGKWAYNFHVLQAP; encoded by the coding sequence ATGAGCACGGTGACGGTTCGATCCGGTGACACGCTGTCGAAGATTGCCGCGCGGAGTGGTGTGTCGCTCGAGGCCATCGAGCGCGCCAACCCGAAGCTGAACCCCAACCTCATCTTCCCCGGGCAGCAGATCGCCATCCCCGACGGCTTCGACGCGCCCAAGGCGCCGCCGCCGATGAACCTCTCCGGCAACGCGCCGGCGCGGGTGAACGCCCCCAGCGCGCCCACGGGCAGCTCCGGCACGAACGCGGCCGACGTGGCGCGCCAGTTCCTGGGCCAGAGCGAGTACCAGCTGCAGCCCTCGGGCAAGCTCGACATGGACAAGTGGGTTCCCAAGACCGTGGACTGCGCCAACTTCGTCTCGGGCTGCCTGGAGAAGGCGGGGCTCATCACCCACGCGCAGCGCAGCGACAACGTGAGCGGCCTGGCCAACAACCTGCGCCACGCGGGCTGGACCGACGTGCCGCTCGCGAACGCCAAGCCCGGCGACGTGGTGTGCTTCGACGGCCCCGGCGGCAAGTACCAGCACGTGGAGATCTTCAACGGCTTCGTGAACGGCCAGCCGCAGTTCATTGGCTCGAACAACGTGAACCGCGACGGCACCCAGTCCATCACCACCGACAACGGGAAGTGGGCGTACAACTTCCACGTGCTGCAGGCGCCCTGA